A genomic window from Pseudomonas leptonychotis includes:
- a CDS encoding serine/threonine-protein kinase, with translation MTEQLLDIPGYQVHGRLGTGGMAEVYLATQASLHRKVAIKVLLSADDQAFSQRFIKEGHIVASLHHPSIITIYDIDQLADGRHYLAMEFVPGGDLAQHKGEVFDLPRALRIVRQVASGLAVVHGKGLVHRDIKPANILFRGDGTAVITDFGVAKEVELDTDLTQFGIAVGSPSYSSPEQAQCQALDARSDIYSLGVILLEMLTGNNPYRAANYTQTVMNHLQMDVPQLPAQLQHYQWLLERMLAKDPDERFADCNVLLASLDELTQDDPDSTRIAPALSLAKSAKGRPRTQFWVWLLVGLLLLAGATGGGYHFYRQQQISDYLARAELRLQSGSLLEPAQDNADYLFRQVLTLDANNPIALDGLARVLQARITQYLQLAEQRLADQQLLLPEDDSATHYFRQVLAWEPDNLLALAGINRVAQRYIEQSEAAYKRREFALALVLVQQGLEVEPANEQLLQLLDGHEQRVRLAQAPRRKPASVQPSAPTSVNPVKRLWNNLFD, from the coding sequence ATGACTGAACAACTGCTCGATATTCCCGGTTACCAGGTGCATGGTCGCCTCGGCACAGGCGGCATGGCCGAGGTTTACCTGGCCACCCAGGCGTCGCTGCACCGCAAGGTGGCGATCAAAGTACTGCTGAGCGCTGATGATCAAGCGTTCAGTCAGCGCTTTATCAAGGAAGGCCACATCGTGGCGTCCCTGCATCATCCCTCGATCATCACCATCTATGACATCGACCAGCTGGCCGATGGTCGCCATTACTTGGCCATGGAATTTGTGCCGGGCGGCGATCTGGCGCAGCACAAGGGCGAGGTGTTCGACTTACCGCGTGCCCTGCGGATTGTTCGTCAAGTGGCCAGTGGGCTGGCGGTTGTGCATGGCAAAGGCCTGGTACACCGTGACATCAAGCCGGCCAATATCCTCTTTCGTGGTGACGGTACGGCGGTTATTACCGACTTTGGTGTGGCCAAGGAAGTGGAGCTGGATACCGACCTGACCCAGTTCGGCATCGCTGTCGGCAGTCCTTCGTACAGCAGCCCCGAACAGGCGCAGTGTCAGGCCCTGGATGCGCGCAGTGACATTTACAGCCTGGGGGTGATTCTGTTGGAAATGCTCACTGGCAATAATCCTTATCGCGCCGCGAATTACACGCAGACGGTGATGAACCACCTGCAAATGGACGTGCCGCAGCTGCCTGCACAGTTGCAGCACTATCAATGGCTGCTTGAACGCATGCTGGCCAAAGACCCGGATGAACGTTTTGCCGATTGCAACGTGTTGCTCGCCAGTCTGGATGAGCTGACGCAGGATGACCCGGATAGCACACGTATTGCCCCCGCATTAAGCCTGGCCAAGTCTGCCAAGGGCCGCCCGCGCACTCAGTTCTGGGTTTGGCTGCTGGTGGGTCTTTTGCTCTTAGCCGGCGCCACCGGCGGCGGTTATCATTTTTATCGGCAACAACAAATCAGTGATTACCTGGCGCGTGCCGAGCTACGCCTGCAAAGCGGTAGTCTGTTGGAACCTGCGCAAGACAACGCCGACTATCTGTTTCGTCAGGTGCTAACGCTTGATGCGAACAACCCGATCGCGTTAGACGGCCTGGCCCGTGTGCTGCAAGCGCGAATCACCCAGTACTTGCAGCTGGCGGAGCAGCGTCTGGCCGATCAGCAATTGCTGCTGCCCGAAGATGACAGCGCCACCCATTACTTCCGTCAGGTTTTGGCCTGGGAGCCTGATAACTTGTTGGCTTTGGCCGGAATCAACCGGGTGGCGCAGCGCTATATCGAGCAAAGTGAAGCCGCCTACAAGCGCCGTGAGTTTGCCTTGGCGTTGGTGCTGGTGCAGCAAGGCCTTGAGGTAGAGCCCGCTAACGAGCAGTTACTGCAATTGCTCGACGGTCATGAGCAGCGAGTACGCCTGGCTCAAGCGCCACGACGCAAGCCAGCAAGCGTTCAGCCGTCAGCGCCTACGTCGGTCAACCCAGTCAAGCGGTTGTGGAACAACCTTTTTGATTAA
- a CDS encoding GGDEF domain-containing protein: protein MRISRLLRRLRSDFQLSIITLMGLFGVIGVTPYAVYRLTTGNYLVGSADTVIVVSTVLAVLYAWRTGDTIKPGIYLATIFSAGSTLIAINLGVNGLFWIYPLILFNFFMVSPGKALLATLLVLVSLVAYGQHNPGAVFESDYQMVSFLVTSMMASVLSFVFAYRTTSQRDQLQQLAIHDPLTGARNRRAMNEELKIAASSHRRHGNSYAVLTMDLDHFKRVNDNYGHQAGDQVLVDFVELIKNSSRKEDRLFRFGGEEFLLLLPNTDRVGLLAAAQQLQQQVAHNLRSPGGAVTMSVGGAILRRDEHWEDMLERADQRLYRAKSAGRNCVVIADEVDSTNGVPTA, encoded by the coding sequence ATGCGTATATCGCGGTTGCTCAGGCGCCTGCGTAGCGACTTTCAGTTATCCATCATTACCTTGATGGGCCTGTTTGGCGTGATTGGCGTTACCCCGTATGCCGTCTACCGGCTAACCACCGGTAACTACCTGGTAGGCTCGGCCGACACGGTGATTGTCGTGTCCACCGTGCTCGCGGTGCTCTACGCCTGGCGTACGGGCGACACCATCAAACCCGGCATCTACCTGGCCACTATTTTCTCTGCCGGCTCAACCTTGATCGCCATCAATTTAGGGGTCAACGGCCTGTTCTGGATCTACCCACTGATTCTCTTCAATTTTTTTATGGTGTCACCAGGCAAAGCCTTGTTAGCGACCCTTCTGGTACTCGTAAGCCTGGTCGCTTATGGGCAGCACAATCCTGGCGCGGTGTTCGAAAGCGACTACCAAATGGTTTCATTTCTGGTGACCAGCATGATGGCCAGCGTGCTCAGCTTTGTTTTTGCCTACCGCACCACCAGCCAGCGCGACCAACTGCAGCAGTTGGCCATCCATGATCCGCTGACCGGCGCACGCAACCGGCGGGCGATGAATGAAGAGCTGAAGATTGCGGCGTCCAGCCACCGCCGCCACGGTAATAGCTATGCCGTACTAACCATGGACCTCGATCATTTCAAGCGGGTCAACGACAACTATGGCCATCAGGCCGGCGACCAGGTGCTGGTGGATTTTGTCGAGCTGATCAAAAACTCCTCGCGTAAGGAAGACCGCCTGTTCCGCTTCGGCGGTGAAGAATTCCTCCTCCTGCTGCCCAACACTGACCGTGTAGGCTTATTGGCGGCCGCGCAACAACTGCAACAACAAGTGGCACACAACCTACGCAGCCCAGGCGGAGCGGTGACCATGTCCGTCGGCGGCGCCATACTGCGCCGTGACGAGCATTGGGAAGACATGCTGGAACGTGCCGATCAACGCCTGTACCGCGCCAAAAGTGCTGGACGCAACTGCGTGGTAATCGCTGATGAAGTCGATTCAACCAATGGTGTGCCTACCGCCTAA
- a CDS encoding FHA domain-containing protein, which yields MLRIHFSDNRQAPIWLVDERFTIGQDSRNSLVLADPSIGSFHAEIRQDHGFYYLTDVGSPGGSFVNDDRISTRFQLRAGDRVRLGTVELLLVDPARSNTKAEQVARWYLQVIQGEHEGKKFHINGSMTFGRSVKCELCFSDQQLSRRHCEFYLKDDVLEVKDLASANGLLVNQQKVATAVLQPGDQLKMGSVSLLVIGPKSTVAQAVDEDATLFMRAVDLPKALKPAPLSSSSSNPANPLRTASQANPMHAAATAAKAPSRLNKPLLGVVLLLVTVLIVAAVVFIA from the coding sequence ATGCTCAGAATTCACTTCAGTGATAATCGTCAGGCGCCGATCTGGCTGGTCGACGAGCGTTTCACCATCGGTCAGGACAGCCGTAACAGTCTGGTATTGGCTGACCCCAGTATTGGTTCCTTCCACGCGGAAATTCGTCAGGATCATGGCTTCTACTACCTGACCGATGTGGGCAGCCCTGGCGGTTCATTCGTCAATGACGACCGTATCAGCACGCGTTTTCAGCTACGCGCCGGTGATCGCGTGCGCCTTGGTACGGTGGAGCTGCTGTTGGTTGACCCGGCGCGCAGCAATACCAAAGCCGAGCAGGTCGCACGCTGGTACCTGCAGGTGATTCAGGGCGAGCACGAAGGCAAGAAATTCCATATCAATGGATCGATGACCTTTGGTCGCTCGGTGAAGTGCGAGTTGTGTTTCAGCGACCAGCAGTTGTCGCGCCGCCACTGCGAGTTCTACCTCAAAGACGACGTGCTGGAGGTCAAGGACCTGGCCTCGGCCAATGGCTTGTTGGTCAACCAGCAGAAGGTCGCGACGGCCGTATTGCAGCCGGGTGATCAATTGAAAATGGGCTCGGTCAGTTTGTTGGTGATCGGCCCGAAAAGCACGGTGGCGCAAGCTGTGGACGAAGACGCCACCTTGTTTATGCGCGCCGTCGACTTGCCCAAGGCGCTCAAGCCGGCGCCTCTGTCCAGCTCGTCGAGCAACCCTGCCAACCCGCTCCGTACGGCCTCCCAGGCCAACCCCATGCATGCGGCGGCTACTGCCGCCAAGGCACCCAGTCGGCTGAACAAACCGCTGTTGGGTGTCGTGTTATTGCTGGTGACGGTGTTGATCGTGGCAGCAGTTGTGTTTATCGCTTAA
- a CDS encoding N-acyl-D-amino-acid deacylase family protein: MFDVLINNALFFDGSGAPGVVRHLGIRDGKLACISASALDESGCGQVIDAQNRWVTPGFIDMHTHYDAEMVAAPALKESVRHGVTTVMIGSCSISMVLSSPEDCSDLFTRVESVPREHVLPLLQARKSWNSAGEFVAFLDQHPLGPNICSFLGHSDLRVAVLGLERAVDAKVRPSENELQQMEHLLEEALDAGLLGLSSMTNPWDKLDGDRQRSKSLPSVYAPWAEYARLNKILRRRGRIHQGAPNLVTKLNVLAFLWDSIGGWWRKPLKTTLITLMDVKADPWLAPVLGPLTRWINRLSNADFRWQTLPVPFETYADGMEFVVFEEFPAGQAALHLANHDLRSQLFQDPAYRLRFRQDVEKKFGPRVWHRDFDDAWIVDCPDASVVGKSVGELAKARNEHPADLFLDLLVAHGPRLRWRTLIANHRPEVVEKLVCEPSTLIGFADSGAHIRNMAFYNFGVRLLKLVRDAELRGQPVMPIETAIWRLTGELGEWFDIDAGRLYEGARADLVIIDPSALDDSLASYQEAPMDAFGGLQRMVNRGAAVDAVLINGRIAFQHDVFAAELGHSRGYGQFLRSNV, translated from the coding sequence ATGTTCGATGTGCTGATCAATAACGCGTTGTTTTTCGATGGCAGCGGCGCGCCTGGTGTTGTGCGCCACCTCGGCATCCGTGACGGCAAGTTGGCCTGTATCAGTGCCAGCGCCCTGGATGAAAGCGGCTGTGGCCAGGTTATCGATGCGCAGAACCGCTGGGTGACACCCGGCTTTATCGACATGCATACCCATTACGACGCCGAGATGGTTGCTGCGCCTGCGCTGAAAGAATCGGTACGCCATGGCGTGACCACGGTAATGATCGGCAGCTGCTCAATCAGCATGGTGCTGTCCAGCCCGGAAGACTGCTCGGATCTGTTCACCCGCGTCGAATCCGTGCCACGCGAACATGTGCTGCCGCTGCTGCAGGCGCGCAAGAGCTGGAACAGCGCCGGCGAGTTCGTCGCCTTTCTTGATCAGCATCCACTGGGGCCGAATATCTGCTCCTTCCTCGGCCATTCCGACCTGCGCGTCGCGGTGCTCGGCCTTGAGCGCGCGGTGGACGCCAAAGTACGGCCCAGCGAAAACGAGCTGCAGCAGATGGAACACCTGCTGGAAGAAGCGCTAGACGCCGGACTGTTGGGCCTGTCGAGCATGACCAACCCTTGGGACAAGCTCGATGGTGACCGCCAACGCTCGAAATCCCTACCTTCGGTGTATGCACCCTGGGCTGAGTACGCGCGACTGAACAAAATCCTGCGCAGGCGTGGGCGCATTCATCAGGGCGCGCCAAATCTGGTGACCAAGCTCAATGTGCTGGCCTTTCTCTGGGACAGCATCGGCGGCTGGTGGCGCAAACCGCTGAAGACCACACTGATCACCCTGATGGATGTCAAAGCCGACCCTTGGCTGGCACCGGTGCTTGGCCCGCTGACGCGCTGGATTAACCGCCTGAGCAACGCCGATTTTCGCTGGCAGACTTTGCCGGTGCCGTTCGAAACTTATGCCGACGGCATGGAGTTCGTGGTTTTCGAAGAATTTCCCGCAGGCCAAGCAGCCTTGCACCTGGCTAACCACGACCTGCGTAGCCAACTGTTCCAAGACCCGGCCTATCGCTTGCGCTTTCGCCAGGACGTCGAGAAGAAATTCGGACCAAGGGTCTGGCACCGCGACTTCGACGACGCTTGGATAGTCGATTGCCCGGACGCCAGCGTGGTCGGCAAAAGCGTCGGGGAACTGGCCAAGGCCCGCAACGAACACCCTGCTGACCTGTTTCTCGATTTGCTGGTGGCCCACGGCCCGCGCCTGCGCTGGCGCACCTTGATCGCTAACCATCGCCCCGAAGTGGTGGAAAAACTGGTGTGCGAGCCCAGCACCCTGATCGGCTTTGCAGACTCCGGCGCGCATATCCGCAATATGGCCTTCTACAACTTTGGGGTGCGCCTGCTCAAACTGGTACGCGATGCCGAGTTACGGGGCCAGCCGGTAATGCCGATTGAAACCGCGATTTGGCGTCTGACCGGCGAGCTGGGCGAGTGGTTCGACATCGACGCTGGCAGGCTCTACGAAGGCGCGCGGGCCGACCTGGTGATCATCGATCCTAGCGCGCTGGACGACTCACTGGCCAGTTACCAAGAGGCACCGATGGACGCCTTCGGCGGCTTGCAGCGTATGGTTAACCGCGGTGCGGCGGTGGACGCCGTGCTGATCAACGGGCGGATTGCCTTTCAGCATGACGTGTTTGCTGCCGAGCTGGGGCACAGCCGTGGCTACGGACAATTCCTGCGTAGCAACGTTTAG
- a CDS encoding PP2C family protein-serine/threonine phosphatase, with the protein MEQRLIYAGQSVPGRVRGHNEDALLCCPQLSLWAIADGMGGHQCGEVASALALDTLQAGCADGLELADAVHAANREVLAVARTEEHQGMGTTLVAVRFNGAAFNIAWVGDSRAYRVSAGHIERVTHDHSWVQAMIDAGQMSPETARSHPQRNVILQCLGRDDQPLQVGLHHGVLGEHELLLLCSDGLTGELEDAQIQQLCSSAQTLDELVNQLLARANDMGGKDNISCIVLGRDAAAPSVARKPRGLLSRLFTSR; encoded by the coding sequence ATGGAACAGAGGCTGATTTATGCCGGCCAGAGCGTGCCTGGACGGGTGCGTGGGCACAACGAAGATGCCCTGTTGTGCTGCCCACAGCTGAGTCTATGGGCGATTGCCGATGGCATGGGCGGGCATCAGTGCGGCGAAGTGGCCAGTGCCTTAGCGTTAGATACGCTGCAGGCAGGGTGCGCGGATGGGTTGGAACTGGCGGATGCGGTGCATGCGGCCAATCGTGAAGTGCTCGCCGTGGCGCGCACTGAAGAACACCAGGGCATGGGCACGACCCTGGTGGCGGTGCGTTTCAATGGGGCTGCGTTCAACATTGCTTGGGTGGGCGACAGCCGTGCCTATCGGGTCAGCGCCGGGCATATCGAGCGTGTAACCCACGATCACAGCTGGGTGCAGGCCATGATCGATGCTGGACAAATGAGCCCAGAGACAGCGCGCAGTCATCCGCAGCGCAATGTCATTCTGCAGTGCCTGGGCCGTGATGATCAGCCGTTGCAGGTTGGTCTGCACCACGGCGTGCTCGGTGAGCATGAATTGCTGCTGCTGTGCAGCGACGGCCTGACGGGCGAACTCGAAGACGCGCAGATTCAGCAACTGTGCAGCAGCGCTCAGACCCTTGATGAACTGGTGAACCAGCTGTTGGCGCGGGCTAACGACATGGGTGGCAAGGACAATATCTCCTGTATCGTGCTGGGGCGTGATGCCGCTGCGCCCAGCGTTGCGCGTAAGCCCCGTGGCTTGCTCAGTCGTTTATTCACCTCCCGTTAG
- a CDS encoding phospholipase, protein MKPLLLLSACWLLCQPLHVLAWSNHSLGSQLALQALPELQRTLNYEPLQAFLDAQAPAIEQLLDEQETFARAHFPDYPTRPEALRFSATATPADDRRSAFLTALRVNPHIRLAAFVQQLPGQADDGRARLAAEQVLVFRKIGPWSHWRYLALQPGEAVSAVQVLSSAADEPDYGHDINLFSDNPGEVGEQYNFGVQPFGDVRFEYSSQAPFHIGYYHEPELVFQAAPYLRRTLPHWRIYQYTGLARLALQSGHDYWGYRFLGWALHYMQDLTQPYHAKTVPGFATAELMLIALKGAAGYPEDRLAAIARVADRHTAIEEYQLERMQQLMAEQAASPLLQAYTQNPQDSYPVYSVDYAQQVVAAESYASADALDEVIGQWLAGKPAAVPGFSEGNQLVAAEVDPLLEQVLVELFKRFGAHTRNVVQTTLTQSLPSVPVTAQ, encoded by the coding sequence GTGAAGCCATTGCTGTTGTTGTCTGCCTGTTGGCTGCTGTGTCAGCCGTTACACGTGCTGGCCTGGTCCAATCATTCGCTGGGCAGTCAGCTGGCGTTACAGGCATTACCCGAACTGCAGCGCACACTGAACTATGAGCCATTGCAGGCGTTTCTCGACGCCCAGGCGCCGGCCATTGAGCAGTTGCTGGATGAGCAGGAAACCTTTGCCCGAGCGCATTTCCCCGATTACCCCACGCGCCCCGAAGCCTTGCGTTTTAGCGCCACGGCCACGCCTGCAGATGACAGGCGCAGTGCGTTCCTTACAGCGTTGCGGGTCAATCCGCACATCCGTCTCGCCGCGTTTGTTCAGCAATTGCCGGGTCAGGCTGATGATGGTCGCGCGCGTTTGGCCGCCGAGCAGGTGTTGGTGTTTCGCAAGATTGGCCCCTGGAGCCACTGGCGTTACCTAGCTCTGCAACCGGGTGAGGCGGTGAGTGCCGTGCAGGTGCTGAGCAGTGCGGCCGATGAGCCTGACTATGGTCACGACATCAACCTGTTCAGTGACAACCCTGGCGAAGTCGGCGAGCAGTACAACTTCGGTGTGCAACCCTTTGGCGATGTGCGCTTTGAGTATTCCTCCCAGGCGCCGTTCCATATCGGTTACTACCACGAACCGGAGCTGGTGTTTCAGGCAGCACCCTATCTGCGCCGTACCTTGCCGCACTGGCGCATCTACCAGTACACCGGCTTGGCCCGGCTGGCTTTGCAAAGTGGGCATGATTACTGGGGCTACCGTTTCCTCGGTTGGGCCCTGCACTACATGCAGGACCTGACTCAGCCCTATCACGCCAAAACCGTGCCGGGCTTTGCCACGGCCGAACTGATGCTGATTGCCCTCAAAGGCGCCGCCGGTTACCCCGAAGATCGTCTGGCGGCGATTGCGCGGGTGGCAGACCGGCACACGGCCATCGAGGAGTATCAGTTAGAGCGCATGCAGCAGTTGATGGCCGAGCAGGCAGCGTCCCCGCTGCTGCAGGCTTATACGCAGAATCCGCAAGACAGCTATCCGGTTTATTCGGTGGACTACGCACAGCAGGTGGTGGCGGCCGAGTCCTATGCCAGTGCCGATGCTTTGGATGAAGTGATCGGCCAGTGGCTGGCCGGTAAACCGGCGGCAGTTCCAGGCTTTAGCGAAGGCAATCAGCTGGTTGCGGCCGAGGTAGACCCACTGCTGGAACAGGTGCTGGTAGAACTGTTCAAGCGTTTTGGGGCGCACACCCGCAACGTTGTGCAAACCACCCTCACTCAGTCTTTACCTAGCGTACCTGTGACGGCGCAGTGA
- a CDS encoding ABA4-like family protein — translation MTPLKPLFKLTSLIALGGWLMLVCLPFWTYTDELVLGLSVVLLAIVYSWLLFAAMRQRPEPGSGKPGFFSLGGVLSLLRQPTAALAAWVHILAFDLMVGLYIRHEGAIAGISHWALLPCYVLTLMFGPLGLLAFLGLRWGLVVAA, via the coding sequence ATGACCCCATTGAAACCCCTGTTCAAACTGACCTCGCTGATTGCCCTGGGCGGCTGGCTGATGCTGGTCTGCCTGCCATTCTGGACCTACACCGATGAACTGGTACTGGGGCTCAGCGTGGTACTGCTGGCCATTGTTTATAGTTGGCTGCTATTCGCTGCAATGCGCCAGCGGCCTGAGCCGGGTAGCGGCAAGCCAGGTTTCTTCAGTTTGGGAGGTGTACTTTCGCTGCTGCGCCAACCCACGGCCGCACTGGCAGCCTGGGTGCATATCTTGGCGTTTGATCTGATGGTCGGGCTGTATATCCGCCACGAAGGCGCCATCGCGGGCATCAGCCACTGGGCGCTGCTGCCTTGCTATGTGCTGACGCTGATGTTCGGACCGTTGGGTTTGCTCGCGTTTCTGGGGTTACGCTGGGGCTTGGTCGTAGCGGCCTAA
- the msrA gene encoding peptide-methionine (S)-S-oxide reductase MsrA — translation MNAMNTAWRRRLLASAALILGGLLAACEPTAAQVPQPEVSKPTVEDSGVAIFAGGCFWCTEADFDKVPGVIETTSGYIGGHVDNPTYEQVSAGNSGHIEAVRVRFDPSKTNYAKLLEAFWPTIDPITANAQFCDRGSQYRSAIFYSNPEEQKLATASKDALEKSGRLPAPVVTEILAASTFYSAEDYHQDYYLRNPLRYNYYRNGCGRDQRLEQLWGKK, via the coding sequence ATGAACGCTATGAATACTGCTTGGCGCCGCCGTTTACTCGCCAGCGCTGCGCTCATCCTAGGCGGCCTGCTGGCCGCCTGTGAACCGACAGCTGCGCAGGTACCGCAGCCAGAGGTCAGCAAACCAACAGTGGAAGATTCCGGCGTGGCGATCTTTGCCGGCGGCTGCTTCTGGTGCACTGAAGCGGATTTCGACAAGGTACCCGGAGTGATTGAAACCACCTCAGGCTACATCGGCGGCCACGTCGACAACCCCACCTACGAGCAAGTATCCGCCGGCAATAGCGGGCATATTGAAGCCGTTCGCGTGCGCTTTGATCCGAGCAAAACCAACTACGCCAAGCTGCTGGAAGCCTTCTGGCCGACCATCGACCCGATCACCGCCAACGCCCAGTTTTGCGATCGCGGCTCGCAGTACCGCAGCGCGATTTTCTACAGCAACCCAGAAGAACAGAAACTGGCTACAGCCTCCAAAGACGCCCTGGAAAAATCTGGACGCCTGCCAGCACCGGTAGTGACCGAGATCCTCGCGGCCAGCACCTTTTACTCAGCCGAGGACTACCACCAGGACTATTACCTGCGTAACCCGCTGCGCTACAACTACTACCGCAACGGCTGCGGCCGTGACCAACGCCTGGAGCAGCTCTGGGGCAAGAAGTAA
- a CDS encoding GNAT family N-acetyltransferase: MHYRQLPASLKPLADTFYRSQRSAMRATTGAQLWVAEKQGIMAALCLQPVAHGHWLTSLLVATSQRGQGVARQLLTTAQANCATPVWLFCHPQLSDFYQRLGFVPCNDLPQPLAERLTRYQRHKSLVAFSRAPGLATAAQRLEP; this comes from the coding sequence ATGCACTACCGCCAACTCCCCGCCTCGCTCAAACCACTGGCCGACACCTTCTACCGCAGCCAACGCTCCGCCATGCGCGCCACGACCGGCGCACAGCTATGGGTGGCTGAGAAACAGGGAATAATGGCAGCGCTGTGCCTACAGCCCGTCGCGCACGGCCATTGGCTGACCAGCTTGCTGGTGGCCACGTCACAACGCGGCCAAGGCGTGGCCCGACAGCTACTCACCACAGCCCAGGCCAACTGCGCCACACCCGTCTGGTTGTTCTGCCACCCGCAGTTAAGCGACTTCTACCAGCGCCTGGGCTTTGTTCCATGCAACGACCTGCCTCAACCGTTGGCTGAACGCCTTACTCGCTATCAACGCCATAAAAGCTTGGTGGCATTCTCACGCGCGCCCGGCTTGGCCACTGCAGCACAACGCCTGGAACCTTAG
- the msrB gene encoding peptide-methionine (R)-S-oxide reductase MsrB, translating to MKRRSLLKAMALLPALPLLGHAPLSLAQAIANSVTPLNKPHRDWRDLLTPDAYAVLFEEDTEAPGSSALNQEKRDGTYICAACYLPLFASQDKYESGTGWPSFTQPIAGHMGQKRDFKLFFPRTEYHCARCGGHQGHVFDDGPKPRGERWCNNGVALRFIAASESLPELRS from the coding sequence ATGAAAAGACGCTCCCTGCTCAAGGCCATGGCCCTATTGCCGGCCTTGCCCCTGCTCGGCCACGCCCCGCTCAGCCTGGCACAAGCCATCGCCAACAGCGTGACCCCGCTGAACAAACCTCATCGTGACTGGCGCGACCTGCTGACACCCGACGCCTACGCCGTGCTCTTCGAAGAAGACACCGAAGCGCCCGGTAGCAGCGCACTGAATCAGGAAAAACGCGACGGCACCTATATCTGCGCAGCCTGCTACTTGCCGCTATTCGCCAGCCAAGACAAGTATGAAAGCGGCACCGGCTGGCCCAGCTTTACCCAGCCTATTGCCGGCCATATGGGGCAAAAACGCGACTTCAAACTGTTTTTCCCTCGCACCGAATACCATTGCGCCCGCTGCGGCGGGCATCAGGGACACGTATTTGATGACGGTCCAAAACCGCGAGGTGAGCGCTGGTGCAACAACGGCGTGGCGTTGCGCTTTATCGCCGCAAGCGAATCCTTACCTGAACTGCGGAGCTGA
- a CDS encoding thermonuclease family protein — MPGLVVADQISCRAVSISEGDTFTCLSTENKRLRVRLAEIDAPERKQPYGAEAKQVLSDLILEKQLILHIQALDRYGRTLARAYVGGRDVNYILVEQGAAWAYTKQLKDHRLQDAETLARNMGKGLWRLPAQSIVAPWDWRYAGRISTPQKTKPSKTASFSQFGGG, encoded by the coding sequence TTGCCCGGCCTGGTGGTGGCTGACCAAATCAGTTGCAGGGCGGTTTCTATCAGTGAAGGGGACACGTTCACCTGCCTGAGCACCGAGAACAAGCGCCTGCGGGTACGCCTTGCAGAAATCGACGCCCCAGAAAGAAAGCAGCCGTATGGTGCCGAAGCCAAGCAGGTACTTTCGGATCTAATCCTTGAGAAGCAACTTATCTTGCATATTCAAGCGCTGGACCGCTATGGCAGGACGCTGGCTCGCGCCTACGTTGGTGGCCGCGATGTGAATTACATCTTGGTCGAACAAGGCGCGGCCTGGGCCTATACCAAGCAACTCAAGGACCACCGCCTGCAAGATGCCGAGACGCTGGCACGCAACATGGGCAAAGGCCTTTGGCGTCTGCCCGCCCAATCCATCGTCGCGCCTTGGGATTGGCGTTATGCCGGCAGAATATCTACACCGCAAAAAACCAAACCAAGCAAAACGGCGTCATTTTCTCAGTTTGGCGGCGGCTGA